One region of Streptomyces davaonensis JCM 4913 genomic DNA includes:
- a CDS encoding FtsW/RodA/SpoVE family cell cycle protein translates to MSKAGTTEAQADAPAPAVRLPRRRGIELALIVVAVLLSVYGYCAVGLARAGTVPPGAAGYGAGLGVLALVAHLAVRLRAPCADPLLLPIGVLLNGLGLVLIYRLDLETPGDRAAPAQLVWSTLGVGFFIVTVVLLRDHRVLQRYAYVSVVGALGLLILPILFPSVNGARIWIRIAGFSIQPGEFAKVLLAVFFAAYLAANRGALAYAGRRVWRLQLPTGRVLGPIVAIWLLSVGVLILERDLGTSLLFFGLFVVLLYVATGRTGWIAVGLLLAALGAVAVGWLEPHVHSRVDDWLHPLASIEAGQGPNQLSQSLFSFASGGMLGTGLGLGHSVLIGFAVKSDFILATAGEELGLAGLSAIFLLYGLLVERGYRAGLALRDPFGQLLAVGLASIVALQVFVIAGGVTGLIPLTGMAMPFLAQGGSSVVTNWAIVALLVRVSDSARRRYETDGTETE, encoded by the coding sequence ATGAGCAAGGCCGGAACCACCGAGGCGCAGGCGGACGCACCCGCTCCCGCCGTACGCCTCCCCCGGCGCCGTGGCATCGAACTGGCCCTCATCGTCGTGGCCGTCCTGCTCTCCGTGTACGGCTACTGCGCTGTCGGTCTCGCCCGCGCCGGCACCGTCCCGCCCGGCGCCGCCGGTTACGGCGCCGGGCTCGGTGTGCTGGCGCTCGTCGCCCATCTGGCGGTGCGACTGCGGGCGCCGTGCGCGGACCCGCTGCTGCTGCCGATCGGCGTGCTGCTCAACGGTCTCGGACTGGTCCTGATCTACCGGCTCGACCTGGAGACCCCGGGCGACCGGGCGGCGCCCGCCCAACTCGTGTGGTCCACGCTGGGGGTGGGCTTCTTCATCGTGACCGTGGTGCTGTTGCGCGACCACCGTGTCCTTCAGCGTTATGCGTACGTCAGTGTGGTCGGCGCCCTCGGTCTGCTGATTCTGCCGATCCTGTTCCCCTCGGTGAACGGGGCCCGGATCTGGATCCGGATCGCCGGATTCTCCATCCAGCCGGGCGAGTTCGCGAAGGTCCTGCTGGCGGTGTTCTTCGCCGCGTATCTGGCCGCGAACCGGGGGGCGCTTGCCTATGCGGGCCGCCGGGTGTGGCGGCTGCAACTGCCGACCGGGCGGGTGCTCGGGCCGATCGTCGCGATCTGGCTGCTGAGCGTCGGCGTACTGATCCTGGAACGGGACCTCGGCACCTCGCTGCTGTTCTTCGGCCTGTTCGTGGTCCTGCTGTACGTCGCGACCGGGCGCACCGGATGGATCGCCGTGGGGCTGCTGCTGGCGGCCCTCGGCGCGGTCGCCGTCGGCTGGCTGGAACCGCATGTGCACAGCAGGGTCGACGACTGGCTGCATCCGCTCGCCTCGATCGAGGCGGGCCAGGGCCCCAACCAGCTCTCCCAGTCGCTGTTCTCCTTCGCGTCGGGCGGCATGCTCGGCACCGGCCTGGGGCTCGGCCACTCCGTGCTGATCGGGTTCGCCGTGAAGTCGGACTTCATCCTGGCCACCGCGGGCGAGGAACTGGGCCTGGCCGGACTGTCCGCGATCTTCCTGCTCTACGGCCTGCTGGTGGAGCGCGGCTACCGGGCGGGCCTCGCGCTGCGCGACCCCTTCGGACAACTGCTCGCGGTGGGGCTCGCCTCGATCGTCGCGCTCCAAGTCTTCGTGATCGCGGGCGGTGTGACCGGGCTGATCCCGCTCACCGGCATGGCGATGCCGTTCCTGGCGCAGGGCGGTTCGTCGGTGGTCACCAACTGGGCGATCGTGGCGCTGCTGGTCCGGGTGAGCGACTCGGCGCGCAGGCGGTACGAGACGGACGGGACGGAGACCGAGTGA
- a CDS encoding DUF3291 domain-containing protein: protein MTPAFELAEVNIARLKFPLDSPQLKDFVDALDPVNADADSADGFVWRLQSEGGDATDIPVLGDEWLIINMSVWRDTNSLTAYMYQGRHREMLARRREWFEKVQEAMLAMWWVPAGHRPTVAEAEARLLHLRTNGPTPYAFTLRTSFPPGASQPVLGEVPEGLGCSV, encoded by the coding sequence ATGACTCCCGCATTCGAGCTTGCCGAAGTCAACATAGCCCGCCTCAAATTCCCGCTGGACTCACCACAGTTGAAGGACTTCGTCGACGCACTCGATCCGGTGAACGCCGACGCCGACTCCGCCGACGGATTCGTCTGGCGCCTCCAGAGCGAGGGCGGCGACGCGACGGACATCCCCGTCCTCGGGGACGAGTGGCTGATCATCAACATGTCGGTGTGGCGCGACACCAACTCCCTCACGGCCTACATGTACCAGGGCCGCCACCGCGAAATGCTGGCCCGCCGCCGCGAATGGTTCGAGAAGGTCCAGGAGGCCATGCTGGCCATGTGGTGGGTCCCGGCCGGCCACCGCCCGACGGTCGCCGAGGCGGAGGCACGCCTGCTGCACCTGCGTACGAACGGCCCGACCCCGTACGCCTTCACCCTGCGCACCTCGTTCCCGCCGGGCGCGTCCCAGCCGGTCCTCGGCGAGGTGCCGGAGGGGCTCGGCTGCTCGGTCTAG
- a CDS encoding TetR/AcrR family transcriptional regulator: MSPSAPTPAYRRLSVEERRSQLLAAALSLFAHRAPEEVSLDDVAEAAGVSRPLVYRYFPGGKQQLYEAALRSAAEELEQCFDEPREGALIERLGRALDRYLAFVDEHDAGFSALLQGGSVVETSRTTSIVDGVRRAAAEHILSHLDVSEPGLRLRMTVKLWITSCEAASLLWLDEGKQPPVDELRDWLVDQFIAVLSVTGARDPQTAALVKALGGDD; encoded by the coding sequence ATGAGCCCCTCGGCACCCACCCCCGCCTATCGACGCCTCAGTGTCGAGGAGCGGCGCAGTCAGCTGCTCGCGGCCGCCTTGTCGCTGTTCGCCCACCGGGCGCCCGAGGAGGTGTCGCTCGACGACGTGGCGGAGGCGGCCGGGGTGTCGCGGCCGCTGGTGTACCGGTACTTCCCCGGCGGCAAGCAGCAGCTCTACGAGGCTGCCCTGCGGTCCGCCGCCGAGGAGCTGGAGCAGTGCTTCGACGAGCCTCGGGAAGGGGCGCTGATCGAGCGGCTCGGGCGGGCGCTCGACCGGTATCTCGCCTTTGTCGACGAGCATGACGCCGGGTTCAGTGCCCTGCTTCAGGGCGGGAGTGTCGTCGAGACCTCTCGGACCACCTCCATCGTCGACGGGGTGCGACGGGCCGCCGCCGAGCACATCCTCAGTCATCTGGACGTCAGCGAGCCGGGCCTCAGGCTGCGGATGACCGTCAAGCTGTGGATCACCTCGTGCGAGGCGGCCTCCCTGCTCTGGCTCGACGAGGGCAAGCAGCCGCCCGTGGACGAACTGCGCGACTGGCTCGTCGACCAGTTCATCGCCGTGCTCTCGGTCACCGGCGCCCGCGACCCGCAGACCGCCGCCCTGGTCAAGGCCCTGGGCGGGGATGACTGA
- a CDS encoding C40 family peptidase, whose amino-acid sequence MAAGTVLAPLPAAAVPEPGEPSVSRLLTDLQRLYREAERATETYNATEERLKEQRAEVRRLDGELSRVRLSLHDSRGAAGRLARQQYQGSTEISSYVRLLLARSPQHALEQGHVIGQLARERAETVGRLTGSEKKADELARKARTALDKQLALAERQKKDRDEVRGRLSDVEEMLSSLTAEQLGEIAELEEKGVQDAQRDLVTSGALGAGPAEASSAGEKAVRYAMRQLGKPYEWGAEGPRTYDCSGLTSEAWDHAGTSIPRTSQEQWARLPRVELDGLRPGDLVVYHRDATHVAMYLGAGEVVEAPRTGERIKVSPIAAHPILGAVRPDGDQASEAR is encoded by the coding sequence ATGGCGGCCGGCACGGTCCTCGCGCCGCTCCCCGCCGCGGCCGTACCGGAGCCCGGCGAGCCGTCGGTGTCCCGTCTTCTGACGGACCTTCAGCGTCTGTACCGGGAGGCGGAACGCGCCACCGAGACGTACAACGCCACCGAGGAGCGGCTCAAGGAACAGCGCGCCGAGGTCAGGCGGCTGGACGGGGAACTCTCCCGGGTGCGGCTCTCCCTGCACGACAGCCGGGGCGCGGCGGGGCGGCTGGCCCGGCAGCAGTACCAGGGCAGCACCGAGATCTCCTCGTACGTACGGCTGCTGCTCGCCCGTTCTCCGCAGCACGCGCTCGAACAGGGGCATGTGATCGGGCAGTTGGCGCGGGAGCGGGCCGAGACGGTGGGGCGGCTGACCGGCAGCGAGAAGAAGGCCGACGAGCTGGCGCGCAAGGCCCGTACCGCCCTGGACAAGCAGCTTGCGCTCGCCGAGCGGCAGAAGAAGGACCGGGACGAGGTGCGCGGGCGGCTGTCGGACGTCGAGGAGATGCTCTCCTCGCTCACCGCCGAACAGCTGGGGGAGATCGCCGAGTTGGAGGAGAAGGGCGTCCAGGACGCCCAGCGGGACCTCGTCACCTCCGGGGCGCTGGGCGCCGGGCCCGCCGAGGCGTCGAGCGCGGGCGAGAAGGCGGTGCGGTACGCCATGCGGCAGCTCGGGAAGCCGTACGAATGGGGTGCCGAGGGGCCGCGGACGTACGACTGCTCCGGGCTCACCTCGGAAGCCTGGGACCACGCCGGTACGTCCATCCCCCGCACCAGCCAGGAGCAGTGGGCGCGGCTCCCCAGGGTGGAGCTGGACGGACTCCGGCCGGGCGACCTGGTCGTCTATCACCGGGACGCCACGCATGTGGCCATGTATCTGGGTGCGGGCGAGGTGGTCGAGGCGCCCAGGACGGGTGAGCGGATCAAGGTGTCCCCGATCGCTGCCCACCCGATCCTGGGGGCGGTGCGTCCCGACGGGGATCAGGCCAGCGAGGCGAGGTAG
- a CDS encoding sensor histidine kinase, with the protein MRLALPRWAGTLATKAAVFITVMCCALTALLGVLVHVSVTNQTVGRARSEALSRLTDATAAYEAGDRPAPGAGVDPPGLPGALRKLAVAGDRGTMVADHQGRPTMWAAGPADGSRALAVQVDYSQQARTIDGLDRAILWSSALAIGITLLVGALAVTRVTRRLHTTAQVARRISGGDLDARVDDPRTKDPTRPQDEVAAVAAALDSMAASLQGKLQAEQRFTADVAHELRTPLTGLHAAAELLPPGRPTELVRDRVAALRTLTEDLLEISRLDTGRERLDVDTEQLGAVAERVVRGAGEPTEVVVVRDVAVETDRRRLERVLGNLVANAHRHGRGPVSLTVDGAQVVVRDHGDGYPVYLLEHGPQRFRTEGGAKGHGLGLTIALGQAEVLGARLSFANAEDGGALATLSLPVGGG; encoded by the coding sequence ATGAGGCTCGCGCTGCCCCGCTGGGCCGGGACGCTCGCCACCAAGGCCGCCGTGTTCATCACCGTGATGTGCTGCGCGCTCACGGCGCTGCTCGGGGTGCTCGTGCATGTCTCGGTGACCAACCAGACCGTCGGGCGGGCCCGCAGCGAGGCGCTGTCCCGGCTGACCGACGCGACGGCCGCGTACGAGGCCGGGGACCGGCCGGCGCCGGGCGCGGGCGTCGATCCGCCGGGGCTGCCCGGGGCGCTGCGGAAGCTGGCGGTCGCCGGGGACCGGGGCACGATGGTCGCCGACCACCAGGGCCGTCCGACGATGTGGGCGGCGGGGCCGGCCGACGGTTCGCGGGCGCTGGCGGTGCAGGTCGACTACTCGCAGCAGGCCCGCACGATCGACGGCCTCGACCGGGCGATCCTGTGGTCCTCGGCGCTGGCCATCGGGATCACGCTGCTGGTCGGCGCGCTCGCGGTGACGCGCGTGACCCGGCGGCTGCACACCACGGCGCAGGTGGCCCGCCGGATCAGCGGCGGCGACCTGGACGCCCGCGTCGACGATCCCCGTACGAAGGATCCGACGCGCCCTCAGGACGAGGTCGCCGCGGTGGCCGCCGCGCTGGACTCCATGGCGGCGTCGCTCCAGGGCAAGCTCCAGGCCGAGCAGCGGTTCACCGCGGATGTGGCGCATGAGCTGCGGACGCCGCTGACGGGGCTGCACGCGGCGGCTGAGCTGTTGCCTCCGGGGCGGCCGACGGAGCTGGTGCGGGACCGGGTCGCCGCGCTGCGGACGCTGACGGAGGATCTGCTGGAGATCTCGCGGCTGGACACCGGGCGGGAACGGCTCGATGTGGACACCGAGCAACTGGGGGCGGTGGCCGAGCGGGTGGTGCGGGGCGCGGGGGAACCCACCGAGGTCGTCGTGGTTCGGGATGTCGCGGTGGAGACGGATCGGCGGCGGCTGGAGCGGGTGCTGGGGAATTTGGTGGCCAATGCGCATCGGCATGGGCGGGGGCCGGTGTCTCTGACGGTGGATGGGGCGCAGGTCGTTGTGCGGGATCACGGGGATGGGTATCCGGTGTATTTGCTTGAGCATGGGCCGCAGCGGTTTCGGACTGAAGGGGGTGCGAAGGGGCATGGGCTGGGGCTGACTATCGCGTTGGGGCAGGCGGAGGTTTTGGGGGCGCGGTTGTCCTTTGCCAATGCGGAGGATGGTGGGGCCTTGGCGACACTGTCTCTGCCGGTCGGTGGGGGTTGA
- a CDS encoding ferritin-like domain-containing protein, translated as MPTYDLYATDPGDPHWQVPATGAARFAWEYDDGRDRLLALYQKGKDKQWDGQKRIDWTLEVDPYDPLGTPDEAMSLYGTRHWAKLTEADKGELRRHYASWQFSQFLHGEQGAMVCAARIVESVPDLDAKFYSATQTMDEARHAEIYGRFLHEKIGMLYPVNDNLRSLLGDTLRDSRWDMPYLGMQVLIEGLALAAFGMIRDTTDKPLPQQILAYVMQDEARHVAFGRMALRDYYKQLTDAELREREEFVIEGCYLMRDRLRGVEVLENFGIPTPEAEQYSEQSEFLALFRQLLFSRIVPCVKDIGLWGKRLQQAYVDMGVFDLGNSNLDLLMTEDEEIAEKLDAERFAVEERERVAEVREAIENGR; from the coding sequence ATGCCGACCTACGACCTGTACGCCACCGACCCGGGAGACCCTCACTGGCAGGTGCCGGCGACCGGCGCGGCCCGCTTCGCCTGGGAGTACGACGACGGCCGCGACCGTCTGCTCGCCCTGTACCAGAAGGGCAAGGACAAGCAGTGGGACGGACAGAAACGCATCGACTGGACCCTGGAGGTCGACCCCTACGACCCGCTCGGCACCCCCGACGAGGCGATGTCCCTCTACGGCACCCGGCACTGGGCGAAGCTGACCGAAGCCGACAAGGGCGAGTTACGCCGCCACTACGCCTCCTGGCAGTTCAGCCAGTTCCTCCACGGCGAACAGGGCGCGATGGTCTGCGCCGCGCGCATCGTGGAGTCGGTCCCGGACCTGGACGCCAAGTTCTACTCGGCGACCCAGACGATGGACGAGGCCCGGCACGCCGAGATCTACGGCCGCTTCCTGCACGAGAAGATCGGGATGCTCTACCCGGTCAACGACAACCTCCGGTCCCTGCTCGGCGACACCCTGCGCGACAGCCGCTGGGACATGCCCTACCTCGGCATGCAGGTCCTCATCGAGGGCCTCGCCCTCGCCGCCTTCGGCATGATCCGCGACACCACGGACAAGCCCCTGCCGCAGCAGATCCTCGCCTACGTCATGCAGGACGAGGCCCGCCATGTGGCCTTCGGCCGGATGGCGCTCAGGGACTACTACAAGCAGCTCACCGACGCCGAACTCCGCGAACGCGAGGAGTTCGTCATCGAGGGCTGCTACCTGATGCGGGACCGCCTGCGAGGCGTCGAAGTCCTGGAGAACTTCGGCATCCCCACCCCCGAGGCCGAGCAGTACAGCGAACAGTCCGAATTCCTGGCCCTGTTCCGCCAGTTGCTCTTCTCCCGCATAGTCCCCTGCGTCAAGGACATAGGCCTGTGGGGCAAGCGCCTCCAACAGGCCTACGTCGACATGGGCGTCTTCGACCTGGGCAACTCCAACCTCGACCTGCTGATGACCGAGGACGAGGAGATCGCCGAGAAACTGGACGCGGAGCGCTTCGCGGTGGAGGAGCGGGAGCGGGTCGCGGAGGTGCGGGAAGCCATCGAGAACGGTCGCTAG
- a CDS encoding penicillin-binding transpeptidase domain-containing protein, producing the protein MTRHIRLAAVFCALLLAALLVNATRIQVFEAGGYDENPANRRQTIARYGQPRGDILVGGRPVTGSKDTGEQLRYERTYLDGPLYAPVTGFASQVYGTSLLEHAEDGVLSGADPMLAPFPLLGELTRARNPGGDVVTTLHAGAQRAAYDGLGGRKGAVAAVEPSTGRILALVSTPSYNPEALSGNGPTVARSWIGLNEDPDKPMLNRAVRQTYPPGSTFKVVTAAAALDAGVVGDVDEPTVSPDPYTLPGTSTSLTNEATGCADVSLRAAFMWSCNTVFAKLGVRVGVGDLAATAQAFGFNDAGVRIPYSVAPSTFDTTVDRAQLALSAIGQYNTRATPLQMAMVAAAVASGGQVREPYLVERTVRSGGATLTTAGSRPVRQAMHPATALRLRELMTDVVREGTGTNAAIPGVTVGGKTGTAQHGIGNSGTPYAWFVSWAEGERDVVPKVAVAVVVEDAEADRGEISGGGDAAPIARAVMEAVLGG; encoded by the coding sequence GTGACCCGGCACATCCGGCTCGCGGCCGTCTTCTGCGCCTTGTTGCTGGCCGCGCTGCTGGTGAACGCCACCCGCATCCAGGTCTTCGAGGCGGGCGGGTACGACGAGAACCCGGCCAACCGGCGGCAGACCATCGCCCGGTACGGGCAGCCGCGCGGCGACATCCTGGTCGGCGGCCGGCCGGTCACCGGGTCGAAGGACACCGGCGAGCAGCTCCGCTACGAACGCACGTATCTGGACGGCCCGTTGTACGCGCCGGTGACCGGCTTCGCCTCGCAGGTGTACGGAACGAGCCTGCTGGAGCACGCCGAGGACGGGGTGCTGTCCGGCGCGGATCCGATGCTGGCGCCGTTCCCGCTGCTGGGCGAGCTGACCCGGGCGCGGAATCCGGGCGGCGATGTGGTGACGACGCTGCACGCGGGCGCACAGCGGGCGGCCTACGACGGGCTCGGCGGGCGCAAGGGCGCGGTGGCGGCGGTGGAACCGTCGACGGGGCGGATCCTGGCGCTGGTGTCGACGCCGTCGTACAACCCGGAGGCGCTGTCGGGGAACGGGCCGACGGTGGCGCGGTCCTGGATCGGGCTGAACGAGGACCCGGACAAGCCGATGCTCAACCGGGCGGTGCGGCAGACGTATCCGCCGGGGTCGACCTTCAAGGTGGTGACCGCGGCGGCGGCGCTGGACGCGGGGGTCGTCGGGGATGTCGACGAACCGACGGTCTCCCCCGACCCGTACACGCTGCCGGGTACCTCGACGAGCCTGACGAACGAGGCGACGGGGTGCGCGGACGTGTCGTTGCGGGCCGCGTTCATGTGGTCGTGCAACACGGTGTTCGCGAAGCTGGGGGTGCGGGTGGGGGTGGGCGATCTGGCGGCCACCGCACAGGCGTTCGGGTTCAACGACGCGGGGGTGCGGATCCCGTACTCGGTGGCCCCGAGCACCTTCGACACGACGGTCGACCGGGCGCAGCTCGCGCTGTCGGCGATCGGGCAGTACAACACGCGGGCGACGCCCCTTCAGATGGCGATGGTGGCGGCTGCGGTGGCGAGCGGGGGGCAGGTGCGCGAGCCGTATCTGGTGGAGCGGACGGTGCGTTCGGGGGGCGCGACGCTGACCACGGCCGGGTCCCGGCCGGTCCGGCAGGCGATGCATCCGGCGACCGCGCTGCGGCTGCGGGAACTGATGACGGACGTGGTGCGGGAGGGCACCGGTACGAACGCGGCGATCCCAGGGGTGACCGTCGGCGGCAAGACCGGTACCGCACAGCACGGCATCGGCAACTCCGGGACGCCGTATGCCTGGTTCGTGTCGTGGGCGGAGGGTGAGCGGGACGTGGTGCCGAAGGTGGCGGTCGCGGTGGTGGTGGAGGACGCGGAGGCGGACCGCGGGGAGATCAGCGGGGGCGGGGACGCGGCGCCGATCGCGCGGGCGGTGATGGAGGCGGTGCTCGGTGGGTGA
- a CDS encoding AurF N-oxygenase family protein yields MTPFTDADAVEGLRDALGLLKDREQVAERLLDSSAKHSFDPDKELDWDAPFEEGKWFWPPELVSLYDTPIWKRMSEEQRILLSQHEAAALASLGIWFELILMQLLVRHVYDKAATSAHVRYALTEIEDECRHSKMFARLISRGETPWYPVSRVHQNLGRLFKTISTTPGSFTATLLGEEVLDWMQRLTFPDERVQPLIRGVTRIHVVEEARHVRYAREELRRQMVTAPKWSQEFTRVTSGEFARIFSVAFVNPEVYTNLGLDQREAVAQVQASGHRREVMQTGAKRLTDFLDDIGVLRGVGRRLWKSSGLLA; encoded by the coding sequence ATGACGCCGTTCACGGACGCCGACGCGGTGGAGGGGCTGCGCGACGCGCTGGGTCTGCTGAAGGACCGGGAGCAGGTGGCCGAGCGGCTGCTCGACTCCTCCGCGAAGCACTCCTTCGACCCCGACAAGGAGCTGGACTGGGACGCGCCCTTCGAGGAGGGCAAGTGGTTCTGGCCGCCGGAGCTGGTGTCGCTGTACGACACCCCGATCTGGAAGCGGATGAGCGAGGAGCAGCGGATCCTGCTCTCGCAGCACGAGGCGGCGGCGCTGGCCTCGCTGGGGATCTGGTTCGAGCTGATCCTGATGCAGTTGCTGGTGCGGCACGTCTACGACAAGGCGGCGACGAGCGCGCATGTGCGGTACGCGCTGACCGAGATCGAGGACGAGTGCCGGCACTCGAAGATGTTCGCGCGGCTAATCTCCCGTGGGGAGACGCCGTGGTACCCGGTGAGCCGGGTGCATCAGAACCTGGGGCGGCTGTTCAAGACGATCTCCACGACTCCGGGGTCCTTCACGGCGACGCTGCTCGGTGAGGAGGTCCTGGACTGGATGCAGCGGCTGACGTTCCCGGACGAGCGGGTGCAGCCGCTGATCCGGGGCGTGACGCGGATCCATGTGGTGGAGGAGGCTCGGCATGTCCGCTACGCCCGTGAGGAGCTGCGGCGGCAGATGGTGACGGCGCCGAAGTGGTCCCAGGAGTTCACCCGGGTCACCTCCGGGGAGTTCGCCCGGATCTTCTCGGTGGCCTTCGTGAACCCCGAGGTCTACACGAATCTGGGGCTCGACCAGCGCGAGGCCGTGGCGCAGGTGCAGGCCAGCGGGCACCGGCGGGAGGTCATGCAGACGGGGGCCAAGCGGCTGACGGACTTTCTGGACGACATCGGGGTGCTGCGGGGGGTGGGGCGGCGGCTGTGGAAGTCGTCGGGGCTGCTGGCGTAG
- a CDS encoding SH3 domain-containing protein, with protein MSLRSRLSISLVAGALVAAAAAAPAVAGEDWGGHHQNHHPRLYKGVVTANTLLLRSAPNRGSQVIRTAHRGQIVKIFCKTVGQNIQGNPLWYLLPDGTWAWGAARYINNIGPAPRWC; from the coding sequence ATGTCGCTTCGCTCCCGTCTCTCCATATCCCTCGTCGCCGGCGCACTCGTCGCCGCGGCTGCCGCCGCTCCCGCCGTCGCCGGCGAGGACTGGGGCGGGCATCACCAGAACCACCACCCCCGGCTCTACAAGGGCGTCGTGACCGCCAACACCCTGCTGTTGCGCAGCGCACCCAATCGAGGGAGCCAGGTCATCCGGACCGCGCACCGCGGGCAGATCGTGAAGATCTTCTGCAAGACGGTCGGCCAGAACATCCAGGGCAACCCGCTCTGGTACCTCCTGCCCGACGGCACCTGGGCCTGGGGCGCCGCCCGCTACATCAACAACATCGGGCCCGCGCCACGCTGGTGCTGA